The Magnolia sinica isolate HGM2019 chromosome 9, MsV1, whole genome shotgun sequence genome contains a region encoding:
- the LOC131255156 gene encoding receptor like protein 23-like, translating to MHSRTLLCLTPLKEWLSLLSLQPLYPHVITLDLSSLRISGRIDSESLFRLRSLQRLNLAYNEFAASPIPPGLLFLKLENPNIGTLVQNLSSLSELYLFHVNISAQGSEWGSALFLSLPCLRKLSLQACGLSGSIFSSLSQLHFLSELDLSGNNLSSTVPSFPGSLRKLRLLALPSFPGSLRKLILRACGLSGSIYSSLSQLHFLSELDLLGNNLSSTVPSFPGSLHKLILIDCGLSGSIYSSLSQLYFLSELDLSYNNLSYAVPSFPGSLHKLILIDCGLSGSIYSPLSQLHFISGLNLGQNNLSFVPPNFIGNFSSLTVLDLRNCSLSGSLPSFLVNLSKLEHLDLSFNSFSGPIPSSYGNQLLNLKEIILWNNLLKGTIPSSLFSLPSLRNLDLDGNNLGGQLDIIHNASTQLEVIYLNRNNFQGLVPSFIFKLMKLRTINLSFNNFSGVVELESFQPLKNLSFLDLSDNSLSIKDGGGNSNFISFPQIRLLSLRSCNISKFPNFLRNQEQMEYLDLSNNIINGGIPNWIWKIGNETLYYLNLSRNALQRMEPPFLHVSFSDRIALDLSFNKLEGSLPIPPPSTSFFSLSNNSFSGEIPVSICNTTSLEALDLSRNRFSGWIPQCLGEVSDGLKVLNLQGNAFSGTLLQTFKKGCNLQAIDLSENQLEGQVPGSLANCTMLEVLNLGNNQINDAFPSWVEALSQLCVLVLKSNKFYGRITLPQSNQSFPMLQIIDLSFNSFIGGLPSNMF from the exons ATGCATTCAAGAACACTTCTCTGCCTTACTCCACTTAAAGAATGGctttcacttctctccttacAGCCACTCTACCCGCACGTCATCACACTCGACCTCAGTAGCTTGCGTATCTCTGGTCGGATTGATTCTGAAAGCCTCTTTCGGCTTCGGAGCTTGCAGAGGCTCAACCTCGCTTACAATGAGTTTGCTGCCTCTCCAATCCCTCCTGG ACTTCTATTCttgaaactcgaaaacccaaacatTGGAACACTCGTCCAAAACCTGTCGAGTCTGAGTGAACTGTATCTCTTCCATGTAAATATCTCAGCGCAGGGAAGTGAGTGGGGTTCAGCCTTATTCTTGTCACTCCCTTGTCTCCGCAAGTTAAGCTTACAAGCTTGTGGTCTTTCAGGCtccatcttttcttccctttcacagctccatttcttatctgaacttgACCTCAGTGGAAACAATCTCTCCTCTACAGTGCCCAGCTTCCCAGGGAGTCTCCGCAAGTTAAGGTTACTAGCTT tgcccagcttcccagGGAGTCTCCGCAAGTTGATCTTACGGGCGTGTGGTCTTTCAGGCTCTAtctattcttccctttcacagctccatttcttatctgaactcgacctaCTTGGAAACAATCTCTCCTCCACAGTGCCCAGCTTCCCAGGGAGTCTCCACAAGTTGATCTTAATAGATTGTGGTCTTTCAGGCTCCAtctattcttccctttcacagctcTATTTCTTATCTGAACTTGACCTCAGCTATAACAATCTCTCCTATgcagtgcccagcttcccagGGAGTCTCCACAAGTTGATCTTAATAGATTGTGGTCTTTCAGGATCCATCTATTCTcccctttcacagctccatttcaTATCTGGACTCAACCTCGGTCAAAACAATCTCTCTTTTGTGCCGCCCAACTTCATAGGGAACTTCTCTTCTTTAACGGTACTGGACCTTCGAAATTGCAGCTTGTCTGGATCCTTACCATCCTTCCTTGTGAACCTCAGCAAACTAGAGCACCTGGATCTTTCATTCAATAGTTTCAGTGGCCCAATTCCTTCTTCCTATGGAAACCAGCTTCTTAATCTCAAAGAGATCATCTTATGGAATAATTTGCTTAAGGGGACCATTCCGTCATCATTGTTTTCACTCCCATCATTACGGAACCTGGATCTTGACGGTAACAATTTGGGTGGTCAGCTTGACATTATCCACAATGCCTCTACACAGTTGGAGGTCATTTATTTGAATCGCAACAACTTCCAGGGATTGGTGCCGAGCTTTATCTTTAAACTTATGAAGCTTAGAACCATTAacctttctttcaacaatttcagtgGTGTTGTGGAGCTAGAATCATTTCAACCCCTCAAGAACCTCTCATTTCTTGATCTCTCTGATAACTCTCTGTCAATCAAAGATGGGGGTGGTAACTCCAACTTTATCTCCTTCCCCCAAATCAGATTGCTATCCTTGCGTTCTTGCAACATTAGCAAATTTCCAAATTTCTTACGAAATCAAGAGCAGATGGAATACCTAGACCTTTCCAACAATATAATCAATGGCGGAATACCCAACTGGATATGGAAGATTGGGAATGAGACTTTATACTATTTAAATCTTTCTCGCAATGCTCTGCAGAGAATGGAACCGCCATTTCTCCATGTTTCATTCAGTGACCGGATTGCTCTCGACCTTAGCTTCAACAAACTAGAAGGCTCACTTCCCATCCCACCACCCTccacttctttcttctctctttcaaaCAATAGTTTTAGTGGTGAAATCCCTGTGTCAATTTGCAACACAACATCCCTTGAAGCCCTCGATCTATCCAGAAACAGGTTCAGTGGTTGGATTCCACAATGTCTAGGTGAAGTCAGTGATGGCCTTAAGGTGCTAAATCTCCAAGGGAATGCATTTAGTGGTACCTTGCttcaaacattcaaaaagggATGCAATCTGCAAGCCATTGATCTCAGCGAAAATCAATTAGAAGGCCAAGTGCCAGGGTCTTTGGCTAATTGTACAATGTTGGAGGTATTAAATCttggaaataatcaaataaatgacGCCTTCCCTTCATGGGTGGAAGCTTTGTCCCAGTTGTGTGTTCTTGTCTTGAAATCCAACAAATTTTATGGCCGAATCACACTTCCACAATCAAATCAGAGCTTCCCAATGTTGCAGATCATTGATCTCTCTTTTAATAGCTTTATAGGTGGTTTGCCATCAAATATGTTTTAG
- the LOC131256475 gene encoding uncharacterized protein LOC131256475 isoform X1 — protein sequence MATRGGIGGTITTRAMWNLVDKLFANVVVDYMMNMIASEFNRRNGSTCNVNQLKKRFSSLKGIYKSVTWLLALSGFGWDESSKLVVAEPPVWDNHLQSHPSAAQFRAAAFPAFELMSIICGESGEIGSFAKSQRSISMNLDTGSTSSSPALSQPSPEVFGLYPEEVEMSPNIPT from the exons ATGGCTACTCGGGGTGGGATTGGAGGTACAATTACGACTCGAGCAATGTGGAATCTCGTGGATAAACTCTTCGCCAATGTTGTGGTAGATTATATGATGAACATGATTGCTTCCGAATTCAATCGAAGGAATGGTTCCACGTGCAATGTGAATCAATTGAAGAAGCGTTTCAGCTCACTGAAGGGAATATACAAATCTGTTACATGGCTTCTTGCTTTGAGTGGATTTGGATGGGATGAGAGTAGCAAGCTAGTCGTGGCCGAGCCTCCTGTATGGGACAATCATTTGCAG AGTCATCCGAGCGCAGCACAATTCCGGGCAGCAGCCTTCCCTGCATTTGAGCTGATGTCTATCATATGTGGCGAATCAGGGGAAATAGGAAGCTTTGCCAAATCCCAAAGATCTATTTCTATGAATTTGGATACAGGATCCACATCATCATCCCCAGCGTTGTCTCAGCCATCACCTGAAGTGTTCGGGCTATACCCCGAGGAGGTGGAGATGTCTCCCAATATTCCAACTTAG
- the LOC131256475 gene encoding uncharacterized protein LOC131256475 isoform X2, whose protein sequence is MATRGGIGGTITTRAMWNLVDKLFANVVVDYMMNMIASEFNRRNGSTCNVNQLKKRFSSLKGIYKSVTWLLALSGFGWDESSKLVVAEPPVWDNHLQIRGITVRSPKKLRGFGVVIPLSKDADQSHHFRPCVRIPTLQTGGLVRKVQPSFWDIYVFFYKLWPT, encoded by the exons ATGGCTACTCGGGGTGGGATTGGAGGTACAATTACGACTCGAGCAATGTGGAATCTCGTGGATAAACTCTTCGCCAATGTTGTGGTAGATTATATGATGAACATGATTGCTTCCGAATTCAATCGAAGGAATGGTTCCACGTGCAATGTGAATCAATTGAAGAAGCGTTTCAGCTCACTGAAGGGAATATACAAATCTGTTACATGGCTTCTTGCTTTGAGTGGATTTGGATGGGATGAGAGTAGCAAGCTAGTCGTGGCCGAGCCTCCTGTATGGGACAATCATTTGCAG ATTCGAGGTATCACTGTGAGGAGTCCTaaaaagctccgtggattcggagtagttatccccttaagCAAAGACGCTGATCAATCTCATCATTTTCGTCCCTGCGTCAGGATCCCAACACTCCAAACCGGTGGATTGGTTAGAAAAGTTCAGCCAAGTTTTTGGGATATTTACGTTTTTTTttacaaactgtggcccacctga
- the LOC131255157 gene encoding putative receptor like protein 25 has protein sequence MIQEDKSQSKILGRSLNSSRSAVYYQDTVTVMMKGHERELTKILTIFTTIDLSNNCFQGDIPESIGILKWLRLLNLSGNGFTGQIRTSLENLRELESLDLSRNNISGEIPWQLTKLTFLSTLNLSQNQLVGSIPQIKQFSTFTNKSFEGNLRLCGPPLSRKCISTPSVMLTFEETASELDWKFMWIGFGVGYGVGMGVFCWTLTLWIEKCGSSGGEGAADSG, from the exons ATGATACAGGAGGACAAATCTCAATCCAAAATCCTTGGTAGAAGCCTAAATTCATCACGGAGTGCAGTATACTATCAAGACACGGTGACAGTAATGATGAAAGGACATGAAAGGGAACTGACGAAGATCCTAACGATCTTCACGACAATTGATCTTTCAAACAACTGTTTTCAGGGTGATATTCCAGAATCTATAGGGATTCTTAAGTGGCTCCGTCTGCTCAATTTATCAGGCAACGGTTTCACAGGTCAAATTCGAACATCACTTGAGAACCTAAGGGAGCTCGAGTCGTTGGATCTCTCACGGAACAATATCTCAGGGGAGATTCCTTGGCAGCTGACAAAGTTAACGTTTCTCTCCACGTTGAACCTTTCACAAAACCAGCTCGTGGGAAGCATACCACAAATTAAACAGTTTTCCACATTCACAAATAAATCCTTCGAAGGAAATTTGAGATTATGTGGACCTCCGCTATCGAGAAAATGCATTTCAACACCATCAGTAATGCTGACCTTTGAAGAAACAGCTTCAGAACTGGATTGGAAATTCATGTGGATCGGATTTGGAGTTGGATATGGAGTAGGAATGGGAGTTTTTTGCTGGACCCTGACATTATGG ATCGAGAAGTGTGGTTCCTCGGGAGGTGAAGGGGCTGCTGACTCTGGATAA